In Humulus lupulus chromosome 6, drHumLupu1.1, whole genome shotgun sequence, a single genomic region encodes these proteins:
- the LOC133783721 gene encoding casein kinase 1-like protein HD16 — translation MDMLGPSLWDLWNTNNQMLSEDTVACIAVEAISILEQVHFKGFVHGDVKPENFLLGLPGTPNEKKLYLIDLGLASKWRDSSSGRHVEYDQKPDVFKNDFKREHEVELLPTSLYM, via the exons ATGGACATGCTTGGCCCAAGTTTATGGGATCTTTGGAACACTAATAACCAAAT GTTGTCTGAAGATACAGTTGCTTGTATAGCAGTGGAGGCTATATCAATTCTAGAACAGGTTCATTTCAAAGG TTTTGTGCATGGAGATGTTAAACCTGAAAACTTTTTGCTTGGTCTGCCCGGAACACCTAATGAGAAGAAGTTGTATCTTATTGATCTTGGTTTGG CATCAAAATGGAGAGATTCATCATCTGGTCGTCATGTTGAATATGACCAAAAGCCGGATGTTTTCAA GAATGACTTCAAGAGGGAGCATGAAGTGGAATTGCTGCCAACTTctttatatatgtaa